The genomic interval CGATAGCGAATTAGCGGCGCTTAAGAAGGAAGAAAAGGTACTTAAGGAACAAATTGTAAGGCTGAATGATGATGAGTATATAGCGAAAATCGTAAGACGGGATTACTTCTTATCAGAAGAGGGAGAAATTATTTTTAATTTACCAAAAAATAATGAAGACAGTGACTAATATTGACACTGTTTTTTTCCTTTCGTATTATAATAGATAGTGAAGCGATTTTGAACATTTCTAAGGAGGAACATTTTTTTTATGTCAATCGAAGTAGGCAGCAAGTTACAAGGTAAAGTAACAGGCATTACAAATTTTGGTGCGTTCGTAGAATTACCTGAAGGTGCAACGGGACTTGTCCATATCAGTGAAGTAGCTGATAACTATGTAAAAGATATTAATGATCACCTTAAAGTAGGCGATGCTGTAGAGGTAAAGGTCATTAATGTTGAGAAGGATGGTAAAATCGGCTTATCTATTAAGAAAGCAAAAGATCGTCCAGAAGGACAATCATCTTATTCACAACGTCCGCGCCAAAATAGAGGAAATGACCGTTCTAAGGATTTTCGTTCTAAAGATAATTTCCGTCCAAAGGAAACTTTTGAGACAAAAATGGCAAAGTTCTTAAAAGATAGTGAAGACCGCTTATCTTCCCTCAAACGCAATACCGAAACAAAACGGGGAGGTAGAGGAGGAAGACGCGGGTAGACTGCTGCTGAAAATCATATTCTAGCAATGATCCTGTGAAACCATTTCATATTTTATATAAAGGCAAGCCTCAAAGGGCTTGTTTTTTTATGGTCGAACTTTCTATAAATCTGTTTTATAAAGCTATAAAAAATGCCTTAGGCTTTCTTCTATTAATAGAGAATGAGCCTAAGGCATCTTTGACGATGACCCCTACGGGATTCGAACCCGTGTTACCGCCGTGAAAGGGCGGTGTCTTAACCGCTTGACCAAGGGGCCTATTTAAAAAAATGAAAGATAGCGGCGGAGGGGATCGAACCCCCGACCTCACGGGTATGAACCGTACGCTCTAGCCAGCTGAGCTACACCGCCATGATACTCTTTTTGAGCACAAGATATATCTTACAATCGCCTTATAAAATTGTCAATAAAAAATTAACCTTTTGTCGTTTTCTAGCATTAGGAAAAATATACTAATGATTTTTTGCGAAAATCAGCTAAAAAAAGGGGCATTTTGAATAAGAAATGGATGTGAATGTTTGGAAAAGGCCCATACGCCTTTAAAAACCTGTATACATGTGGATGTTCAAGGAGAATTGCGTCGAACATTTTTTATAGTCACTTTTAAAATTATGACAAAAAATTGAACAAGCACTCTTTATAATAAAACACACTAAGAAGGATAGGAGTGTGTGTAATGGAAAAAGTGAATCGAAGCTTAATAGAGCCTTTAGGTGAAGTTCAGCTGAAGAATGTGAAGGCAGGGGCTATTAATTGGTTTCAAAAGCTGCAGGTTAAAATGGAAGATTTATTTTCAAATAAAGGAATTCCAGTAGCTATTATTGGCTTTCTTTTAGGAAGAGCCTTAATTCTGTCACAACTAGCTCCATTTGCACTACCGTTTTTCGCAGCTGTTTTCTTAATACGAAGAGATCATGCACCATTAGCTCTCATTGGTTTACTGGCAGGAGCTCTCACTCTTCATTATTCTAACAGTCTTGTCATCTTTGCATCGGTCTTTTTATTCCTTATCCTTCATAAAATAAGGAAGCCGGATATCGAGGGGCAATTTAAGACAATCGCACTGTATGTATTTACTTCCTTATTCTTGGTTAATTTAGCCGAGCACTATCTTATCTTTCAATCCATTCAACTCTACGATCTTATGATGATTGGCGTTGAAGCGGGATTAGCGATGATTTTAACGTTAATCTTTATTCAATCTATTCCACTTCTATCGATTAGAAAAAGATCACCAACGTTAAAAACAGAAGAAATTATTAGCATTATTATTTTGCTGGCTTCTGTGATGACAGGAACGATAGGTTGGGTCTTTTATGATATATCATTAGACCATGTTCTTTCACGATACCTTGTACTTTTATTTGGACTGGCAGGTGGTGCGGCTATCGGTTCAACCGTAGGAGTCGTCACAGGTTTAATATTTAGTTTAGCGAGTATAGCTAGTCTCTATCAGATGAGTTTACTTGCTTTTGCAGGTTTACTTGGGGGCCTATTAAAGGAAGGGAAAAAAGCCGGGGTTGCAATTGGTTTATTAATTGCGACGCTGTTAATTGGTTTATACGGTGAAGGGACAAGCAATATTATGATTACTCTCTATGAATCATTAATTGCAGTCGCATTATTTCTCTTAACTCCCACTTCATTAATTCATAAAATTTCCAAACATATCCCTGGGACGACAGAGCATATGGATGAGCAACAGCAATATGCTCGTAAAGTTCGTGATGTAACAGCTCAACGAGTCGAGCAATTTTCTCACGTGTTTGAAGCTCTGTCTAACAGTTTCTCGCAAATAGATGAATATGGAATAAAGGAGGAAGAAGAAAAAGAATTTGATTACTTTTTAGGGAATGTGACTGAAAAGACGTGTCAAATGTGCTTTAGAAAAGAACAATGTTGGGTGAAGAACTTTAATACAACTTATGAAGGCATGCACGAAATTATGTATCAACTTAGTGAAAATGATGGGCAGCTTCCACAAAAAACGGCGAATGAGTGGGGGAAATATTGTCGCTCAGGTCCTAGAGTCATTGCGGCCATTGCACATGAGCTTACTTTTTATGAGGCTAATCAAAAATTAAAAAGAAAGGTAAGGGAGAGCAGAAGATTAGTTGCAGATCAATTGCGGGGAGTATCCGCAGTTATGGAGGACTTCGCTAAAGAAATTCAAAGAGAAAGGCAAAGCCATCATCAACATGAAGAATTAATTATGGAGGCGATTCAAGATTTTGGCCTTCATATTGGCCATATTGAAATCTATAACTTAGATCAAGGGAATGTCGATATTGAAATGAGAGTACCTTACTGCCAAGGGAGAGGAGAGTGTGAAAAGTTAATAGCACCAATGCTATCAGATATATTAGGAGAAACTGTAGTTGTTCATTCAGAGCAATGTGCAACGAATCCAGCTGGGGAATGCGAAGTCGTTTTTCGTTCAGCTAAAAAGTTTGTAGTTGAAACGGGTGTTGCTCATGCGGCCAAAGGGGGCGGTCTTGTTTCGGGAGATAGCTATACAACACTTGAGATTGGGAGTGGTAAATATGCAGTAGCTATTAGTGATGGAATGGGTAACGGAGAAAGAGCACATTTCGAAAGCATGGAAACATTAAAGCTGTTACAAAAGTTTTTACAGTCAGGGATTGAAGAGAAGATTGCTATTAAATCAGTAAACTCCGTATTATCTCTCCGCACGACCGATGAAATTTTTTCAACGCTGGATTTAGCCATGATTGATTTACAAGATGCTAAAGCAAAATTTTTAAAAGTCTGTTCGATTCCGAGTTTCATAAAAAGAGGAGATAAAATTATTAAAATTGAATCTAGTAACTTACCAATGGGGATTATTGAAGACTTTGATGTAGATGTAGTATCAGAACAGCTGAAAGCAGGCGATGTGCTGATCATGATGAGCGATGGTATTTTTGAAGGACCAGATCATATCGAAAATATTGAATTTTGGATGAAGCGGAAAATTAAAGAGCTGAAAACAGATGATCCACAAGAGATTTCCGATTTAATTTTAGAAGAAGTCATTCGAACGAAAGGAGTAATTGACGATGACATGACGATTGTGACAGCGAAAATTATGCACAATACACCGAAGTGGGCATCTATTCCGGTCGCATCTAAACGTAAAAAAGCGCAGTGATAGTTTGTATAAATAACCCTATTTTAGTCAATTATGTTAAAAGACTGAAAGAAGGGAGACTGACACATGGAAGCAGGAACATTGCGTCAAATATTGCTCATTACGGATGGTTGCTCAAATCAAGGGGAAGATCCTGCAGCGATGGCAGCATTGGCTCGCGAGCGGGGGATTACAGTAAATGTGATTGGTGTTGTAGAAAATGATGTCATTGATGAAAAAGGGATAAAAGAAATTGAAAATATTGCGTTATCAGGTGGTGGTGTAAGTCAAATTGTGTATGCACAGCAATTATCACAAACTGTTCAAATGGTAACACAAAAAGCGATGACTCAAACGATACAAGGGGTGATTAATCGAGAGCTTAAGCACATATTAGGAGAGTCTAAGAAGCTTGAGGATTTACCGCCGGATACACGGGGAGAAGTGATGGAGGTGGTCGATGAGCTTGGAGAAACGAGTAAGCTTGAAGTATTAGTGCTTGTGGATACAAGTGCCAGCATGAAGCATAAATTGCCTACAGTAAAGGATTCGCTGCTCGACTTATCACTCAGTATGAATGCAAGAATAGGTGAAAATCGCTTTTCTGTTTTTGTATTTCCCGGGAAAAAGAAAGATGTTGAAAAATTACTAGAATGGACGCCAGAGCTTAATGCATTATCAAAAATCTTTCCGAAGTTAACAACAGGAGGGATTACGCCAACAGGTCCAGCCATTCGTGAAGCATTATCATATTTTAATAAAAAGCGTTCATTAAGGGGCTTATTATCACATGATGAACAATACTATGAGGACTCAATGTAAACTTAAAAAAGGTGATCGCATTACCGGAAAATGGAATGCAAATGAGTACACAGTTATCAAGGAGTTAGGATACGGTGCAAATGGAGTTGTCTACTTAGTTGAAAGTAAAAATCAGCCATTTGCCTTAAAACTAAGTGACAATGGTACGTCCATTATTTCTGAGATGAATACTCTTAAATCCTTTTCTAAGGTCCATGGGTCTGCCATTGGACCTTATTTTTTGGAAGCGGATGATTTTCAGCGACAAGGTTCTACTTTGCCGTTTTATGTAATGGAGTATATTAAAGGCGAAGGGCTTTTAGAGTTTATAGAGAAGAAGGGAGCAGCTTGGATTGGTGTGCTTATGCTTCAGCTTCTAACGAGTTTAGTGGAATTACATAAACATGGCTGGGTGTTTGGGGATTTAAAACCGGAGAATTTAATTGTCTCCATGCCTGCTTACCGAGTACGTTGTGTCGATGTAGGAGGAACAACAGCGATAGGCCGTGCTATTAAAGAGTTTACCGAATTTTTTGATAGGGGATACTGGGGGTTAGGTTCCCGTAAAGCAGATCCATCATATGACTTGTTTGCTGTAGCGATGATTATGCTTAATGCTGCTTATCCAACTCGCTTTTCTAAAAAAGGGGAAGGGTACATGCAATTAAAAGAGCGAATTATTCAGAAGCAAGTATTGAAGCCCTATCGAAAGATGTTGGAAAAAGCATTGCTTGGGAAATATACATCAGCAGAAGAAATGCGCCAAGATTTAATTACTATTTTAAGTCAACCAAGTGATCAACCCATTCCCAAAACGCAAAAAGTGCAAAAAACTAAACCAACTCAATCAACAAAACAAGCAAGTCGTCTGCAGCAAAAGGCAAGACAAAAAAAGAAAGGTCACTTTGTGGAAACGTTTG from Peribacillus asahii carries:
- a CDS encoding vWA domain-containing protein, translated to MEAGTLRQILLITDGCSNQGEDPAAMAALARERGITVNVIGVVENDVIDEKGIKEIENIALSGGGVSQIVYAQQLSQTVQMVTQKAMTQTIQGVINRELKHILGESKKLEDLPPDTRGEVMEVVDELGETSKLEVLVLVDTSASMKHKLPTVKDSLLDLSLSMNARIGENRFSVFVFPGKKKDVEKLLEWTPELNALSKIFPKLTTGGITPTGPAIREALSYFNKKRSLRGLLSHDEQYYEDSM
- the spoIIE gene encoding stage II sporulation protein E, giving the protein MEKVNRSLIEPLGEVQLKNVKAGAINWFQKLQVKMEDLFSNKGIPVAIIGFLLGRALILSQLAPFALPFFAAVFLIRRDHAPLALIGLLAGALTLHYSNSLVIFASVFLFLILHKIRKPDIEGQFKTIALYVFTSLFLVNLAEHYLIFQSIQLYDLMMIGVEAGLAMILTLIFIQSIPLLSIRKRSPTLKTEEIISIIILLASVMTGTIGWVFYDISLDHVLSRYLVLLFGLAGGAAIGSTVGVVTGLIFSLASIASLYQMSLLAFAGLLGGLLKEGKKAGVAIGLLIATLLIGLYGEGTSNIMITLYESLIAVALFLLTPTSLIHKISKHIPGTTEHMDEQQQYARKVRDVTAQRVEQFSHVFEALSNSFSQIDEYGIKEEEEKEFDYFLGNVTEKTCQMCFRKEQCWVKNFNTTYEGMHEIMYQLSENDGQLPQKTANEWGKYCRSGPRVIAAIAHELTFYEANQKLKRKVRESRRLVADQLRGVSAVMEDFAKEIQRERQSHHQHEELIMEAIQDFGLHIGHIEIYNLDQGNVDIEMRVPYCQGRGECEKLIAPMLSDILGETVVVHSEQCATNPAGECEVVFRSAKKFVVETGVAHAAKGGGLVSGDSYTTLEIGSGKYAVAISDGMGNGERAHFESMETLKLLQKFLQSGIEEKIAIKSVNSVLSLRTTDEIFSTLDLAMIDLQDAKAKFLKVCSIPSFIKRGDKIIKIESSNLPMGIIEDFDVDVVSEQLKAGDVLIMMSDGIFEGPDHIENIEFWMKRKIKELKTDDPQEISDLILEEVIRTKGVIDDDMTIVTAKIMHNTPKWASIPVASKRKKAQ
- a CDS encoding S1 domain-containing RNA-binding protein, coding for MSIEVGSKLQGKVTGITNFGAFVELPEGATGLVHISEVADNYVKDINDHLKVGDAVEVKVINVEKDGKIGLSIKKAKDRPEGQSSYSQRPRQNRGNDRSKDFRSKDNFRPKETFETKMAKFLKDSEDRLSSLKRNTETKRGGRGGRRG
- a CDS encoding serine/threonine protein kinase, which encodes MMNNTMRTQCKLKKGDRITGKWNANEYTVIKELGYGANGVVYLVESKNQPFALKLSDNGTSIISEMNTLKSFSKVHGSAIGPYFLEADDFQRQGSTLPFYVMEYIKGEGLLEFIEKKGAAWIGVLMLQLLTSLVELHKHGWVFGDLKPENLIVSMPAYRVRCVDVGGTTAIGRAIKEFTEFFDRGYWGLGSRKADPSYDLFAVAMIMLNAAYPTRFSKKGEGYMQLKERIIQKQVLKPYRKMLEKALLGKYTSAEEMRQDLITILSQPSDQPIPKTQKVQKTKPTQSTKQASRLQQKARQKKKGHFVETFVLVAVISLLYALYMYDQLL